One genomic region from Euzebya tangerina encodes:
- a CDS encoding NAD(P)/FAD-dependent oxidoreductase, which translates to MPNKTRTAAVIGAGPAGLTAAHELLSRTDVVPVVFEATDRIGGISCTVEHNGNRLDIGGHRFFSKSDRVMSWWLERMPLQKLPEDHIDIAYQGQQRGLAVPDAGVDPHTTDRVMLLRERTSRIFWHDRLFEYPLSLSGSTMRNLGPERLFRSAVSYLRSMSAPIRDEDTLEDFLINRFGRELYQTFFQSYTEKVWGVACDEIPAEWGAQRIKGLSIRKALLHAVDKARGGVASDAVAQREVETSLIERFLYPKFGPGQMWEVVAQEVRDRGGEVLMNQRVVGVRTTEGHVTAVVSADTRTGEQTTTAVDMAVSSMPIPALVDAIDIAAPRSVADVARGLPFRDFFTVGLLVDGLRLPPAPGDDLIKDNWIYIQEPGVQIGRLQIFNNWSPWMVADPSTVWLGLEYFCYDTDPIWRQPDAELTRLGVTELSKIGIIERESVLDSCVVRVPKTYPAYFGSYGDFDVVRGWLQEIPNLHCVGRNGQHRYNNQDHSMLTAMLMVDQLTGEDPTADIWDVNTEEEYHEQRSS; encoded by the coding sequence GTGCCGAACAAGACGAGAACTGCCGCCGTGATCGGGGCCGGGCCCGCCGGCCTGACGGCCGCCCACGAACTGCTCTCGCGGACGGACGTGGTGCCCGTGGTGTTCGAGGCGACCGACCGCATCGGGGGCATCTCCTGCACGGTCGAGCACAACGGCAATCGGCTCGACATCGGCGGCCACCGCTTCTTCTCCAAGTCCGATCGGGTCATGTCGTGGTGGCTGGAGCGAATGCCGCTGCAGAAGCTTCCCGAGGACCACATCGACATCGCCTACCAGGGTCAGCAGCGCGGTCTTGCCGTTCCCGACGCCGGGGTGGATCCGCACACGACGGACCGCGTCATGCTGCTTCGAGAGCGGACGTCGCGGATCTTCTGGCATGACCGGCTCTTCGAGTATCCCCTCAGTCTGAGCGGGTCGACGATGCGAAACCTCGGGCCGGAACGGCTCTTCCGGTCGGCGGTGAGCTATCTGCGGTCCATGTCAGCACCCATCCGGGATGAGGACACCCTCGAGGACTTCTTGATCAACCGGTTCGGCCGTGAGCTCTACCAGACCTTCTTCCAGAGCTACACCGAGAAGGTCTGGGGCGTGGCCTGCGACGAGATCCCCGCGGAGTGGGGTGCGCAGCGCATCAAGGGACTGAGCATCCGGAAGGCACTGCTGCACGCGGTCGACAAGGCCCGCGGCGGCGTCGCCTCGGATGCGGTCGCGCAGCGGGAGGTCGAGACGTCACTCATCGAGCGGTTCCTCTACCCCAAGTTCGGGCCCGGCCAGATGTGGGAGGTCGTGGCCCAGGAGGTCCGCGATCGTGGCGGCGAGGTCCTGATGAACCAGCGGGTGGTGGGCGTCCGGACGACCGAGGGACACGTCACCGCCGTCGTCTCGGCGGACACCCGAACCGGGGAGCAGACGACCACCGCGGTCGACATGGCGGTGTCGTCGATGCCGATCCCCGCACTGGTGGACGCCATCGACATCGCGGCACCACGCTCAGTTGCGGACGTCGCCCGGGGCCTGCCCTTCCGTGACTTCTTCACCGTGGGACTGTTGGTCGACGGCCTGCGGCTGCCGCCAGCACCCGGCGACGACCTGATCAAGGACAACTGGATCTACATCCAGGAACCCGGGGTGCAGATCGGGCGCCTGCAGATCTTCAACAACTGGAGTCCGTGGATGGTGGCTGACCCGTCCACGGTGTGGCTGGGGCTGGAGTACTTCTGCTACGACACCGATCCGATCTGGCGTCAGCCCGATGCGGAGCTGACCAGGCTGGGCGTCACGGAGCTGAGCAAGATCGGCATCATCGAGCGCGAGTCGGTCCTCGACAGCTGTGTCGTCCGGGTCCCCAAGACCTACCCCGCCTACTTCGGCAGCTATGGCGACTTCGACGTGGTGCGGGGGTGGCTGCAGGAGATCCCGAACCTGCACTGCGTCGGCCGCAACGGTCAGCACCGCTACAACAACCAGGACCACTCGATGCTGACGGCCATGCTGATGGTCGATCAGCTGACCGGCGAGGACCCGACAGCAGACATCTGGGACGTCAACACCGAAGAGGAGTACCACGAGCAGCGCTCGTCATGA
- a CDS encoding EamA family transporter, with protein MGPHIGDPASDPHAGSRPTVTVENIPGSLVFEDRRTTRAGLLMAVVSAAAFASSGPIAAALLEAGWSPSATALLRLGGGAVVMLPVTVIGFARRRPSATDLRVAMVYGVVAVAGVQFAFFNAIATLPVGIALLIEYLAPTLIVLATWARTRKPPASPTVAGTALSLVGLVLVLDLTGVASISASGLAWALAAAVGLAAYYTLSARELPTMSALTLAGTGLLVGSLVLAILGVAEVLPLAASEAPVELGGVTMTWPWAAAAMILISTVAAYTFGIAAAKRLGARVASFVGLSEVVFAVVFAWVLLDQRLGLIQVIGGFAILGGVWLVKRDRGS; from the coding sequence ATGGGCCCACACATCGGGGATCCGGCATCGGATCCTCACGCGGGAAGTCGGCCGACCGTGACCGTCGAGAACATCCCCGGATCTCTTGTGTTCGAGGACCGCAGGACGACGCGTGCCGGCCTGCTCATGGCGGTCGTGTCAGCAGCCGCCTTCGCCAGCTCGGGTCCGATCGCGGCGGCCCTGCTCGAGGCGGGCTGGTCGCCGTCGGCCACCGCACTGCTTCGGCTTGGCGGTGGCGCCGTCGTCATGCTGCCCGTCACCGTCATCGGCTTCGCCCGCCGACGACCGAGCGCGACCGACCTGCGGGTCGCGATGGTCTACGGGGTGGTGGCGGTGGCCGGCGTGCAGTTCGCGTTCTTCAACGCCATCGCCACACTGCCCGTCGGCATCGCCCTGCTGATCGAGTACCTGGCACCGACGCTGATCGTGCTGGCCACGTGGGCTCGCACGAGGAAGCCGCCCGCCTCCCCCACCGTGGCCGGCACCGCTCTCTCCCTCGTCGGTCTGGTGCTGGTCCTCGACCTGACGGGGGTCGCGTCCATCAGCGCCAGCGGCCTGGCCTGGGCGCTCGCTGCGGCGGTGGGTCTGGCGGCCTACTACACGCTGTCGGCTCGCGAGCTGCCGACCATGTCGGCGCTCACGTTGGCCGGCACCGGACTCCTCGTCGGCAGCCTGGTCCTGGCGATCCTCGGGGTCGCTGAGGTGCTCCCGTTGGCTGCTTCGGAGGCGCCGGTCGAGCTCGGTGGCGTGACGATGACCTGGCCCTGGGCGGCGGCCGCCATGATCCTCATCTCCACGGTGGCCGCCTACACCTTCGGCATCGCCGCGGCGAAGCGGCTGGGGGCGCGGGTCGCCTCGTTCGTCGGCCTGTCCGAGGTGGTCTTCGCCGTCGTCTTCGCCTGGGTCCTCCTCGACCAACGACTCGGACTGATCCAGGTCATCGGCGGGTTCGCCATACTGGGTGGGGTGTGGTTGGTCAAGCGGGATCGGGGGTCATGA